From Sphingobacterium bambusae:
ATCGACAAACGTGCCTACTTCCACGTGGTAGAGCGTGCGGCTTTCGCCTGTTTCCCAAACCTGTCGTAACACTGTGGAAATGTGCTTTTGCTGTGGATTGCTAAAAAGTTCGTCGTAGAGCTTGCCCTTATAATCATCTGATAGTGCCCATAGCGAGCACATGCGCTTATTGGCGTAGGCTATTCTAAGGTCTGCGCTATCATATACAGCGGTAGCATCTGGAGAAAAACGGAGTACCTCAAAGAGTACTTGATCCGAATTAAGCATAGTGGCGAATTTTATCTAAATATAGTGAAATTATATCAACTATACGAAAACAACTGTAATTAAACGTCGGTTACAGCAACGGTTAGTTTTCTGCATGCACAATCGCTTGTTGAACCACATCTAATAAGTCATCCATATCAAATGGTTTTCCCAAAAAGACGTCGGCACCAGCTTCCATGGCTACTTCTTCACCATTGCGACTTGCGGAAATACATAGGATAAACATATGCTTTAAGCCGTCATGTTGACGTATAAATTTAATGATTTCATCACCGGTAACGACAGGCATCCAAAGGTCAACTATCAACAGGTCCGGTTGCTCTTGGATTAGCCTTTCGCCCACTTTTGTACTGTTGGTTTCTGAAATGACTTGCGCATCCAAGTCTTCTAGCATGAGCTCAAGCATATTGACGATACCATAATCGTCGTCACAAATCAAAATTTTTTTCTGCTCCATTTATTAGGCGGTGTAGATGCGTGGTACAGTCGGAATACCGCTTTACCACTAGCTTTGCAATCTATGTTTTTCAACGGGTTTCATCACAAAAGTAGCATCCCGATATGATTTTTGGAAATTTAAAGATAAAAAAAGAGATAGGGAACACTTGTTTTTGTTACACAAGTAAGATTCATGGGTAAAAACACAATGGTCGCGATGTATAGATTAAAGCCGCCCATTCTTGCGATACACCTTTAACGAAGACATAACTGTATATTGTATGGGAAAAATATGTTTCAGTTTGATTTTTTATTTCTCTATATTTAAGGTGTGATTACTTTTTGTAATAAGTATAGATTTTTTAACATTTAAAACAACGTTGTACGACATGACTTACATCCCAAAGAAAGAAGAGGTTAAACAAGAAGTTTTTGATCTCTACGATGATTACGCACACCAACGCCTTTCCAGAAAAGAATTTATGCAGCGATTGTCTCTTTTTGCGGTGGGGTCGCTTACGGTGCCGGCCTTGATGAGTTTCTTGATGCCGAATTACAGGGATAATGTACAAGTGGAAGAAGGCGACCCGCGTATCGCGGAGTCTTTCGTAACTTACCCTTCGCCGAAAGGAGCTGGTGAAATGAAAGGATTACTCTGTTATCCACATAATAACACTGAAGCTTTAGGCGCTGTGGTCGTCGTACATGAAAATAGAGGGCTGAATCCGCATATTGCAGATGTGGCACGAAGAGCGGCTCTCGCCGGATTTCTTGTGTTGGCGCCCGACGCGCTCAGTCCACTGGGAGGATATCCAGGGAATGATGATGAAGGTCGTGAAATGCAAAGTAAACGTGGCCGCGAAGAGATGTTAGAAGATTTCATCGCTGCTGCAACATTCTTAGGCGAGCACCCGATGTCAAATGGCAAAGTAGGGGTGGTCGGTTTTTGTTTTGGCGGTTGGATTGCCAACATGATAGCTGCTAGACTTCCACAACTTGTCGCTGCAGTCCTTTTTTACGGAGGTCAAGCGCCCGTTGCCGATGTACCGAACATCAAAGCTAAGCTGCAGCTACATTTCGCCGAATTGGACACGCGTGTTAACGAGGGATGGCCAGCCTATGAAGAAGCGTTGCAGCAAAACGGAAAACAGTTTAGCGTATTCTTTTACCCGAAAGCAAACCATGGTTTTCATAATGACAGCACACCGCGTTATGATAAGGAAGCCGCAACATTGGCTTGGACGAGAACCATTAATTTCTTTAAAGAAACTTTGCTTTAGCGTAGGATAATGACAGTATGCACTATTTAAGATACATGGCTTCCTTATGCTCAAGCACGGTTTTGATGCTGGGCGTTCCATCTCTTAGGATCGATTCGTGGTGGGGCGCAGCAACAATAACTTTGTAGCTTTTACCTTCTAGCGATAAAAAAAACAAGACGCCATTCGTTACCTGATTCTCATCGATGAGCAAGGTATATTTTTCTGCGGGTTTAGCAAGCATCTGATGCTTGCTAAACAACTTTATTAATTGTTCCATGAATAGTTAAAAAGTACCCGGATCATCACCTTCTTGTAGCACCAGAGTTGCTGTTATTGCGTGCGTTCGCAACCTGTTGCTGATACTTGAGCTGAAAATACGTTCTAGAAAATTTCGGTTTCTTTTCAACACACAAAGCAAATCGACGCGATGTTGACCAATATAGGTATTGACGGTGTGCTCAATAGACTCATTGAAGTCAAGGAATACAAAATCAAGATTATCCTTTTCAAATTTCTGCTTCCATCGCTGAGAAAGCCCGATGATAGCTGGATTATACTCCTTGTGCACGTATACGCATTTGACATTAACGGCGAATGGCCGTACCAACTGGAGAATCTCTGCAAGAGCAATCTCGTCGCTTTCGCGAAACAGTGTCGTAAATATAATCTCTTTAATTTGCTGGTAATTTGATTCCTTGGGCACCGACAGCACCGGAATTCGTACACCGCGGATCATCCCAAGCGTATTTGATCCGAATATCTTGTCGATAAAGCCTTGCGCGCGGTTCGTGCCCATCACAACCAAGTTGATGTGCTCGCGTTGGATGATCTCCTGCGCATTAGATACTACCGTGCCCTCCTCAAACAAAAAAGTAAGTGGAACAGTATCTAGCTGTTTCTCTTTGGCCAAGTTGTGCAAGAAAGCGCTATGCTTTTTATAGCTCTCGAATTGCTGTAATTCGTAGCTTTCGTACACCTCCGGGACAATCTCGGGCTGCCCCACATGGGAAGCCGATAGCACTGGCTGCATATAGGTGTGTAAGATGTAAACGGTAGCACCTAAGTCATGCGCTAGGTGTAGGGCATAGACAAAGGCATTATTCGCCGCGTCCGAAAAATCTGTTGGAAATAAAATGCGCATGGTTTCAATTCTTTTTTTCCTACAAGCAATTTACGTTATTTATCAATTTCATACAATCAAATAAGATTAATTTTTTTTGTCACTACCTGTAGCGAAATGATTCGAAAGCGCGTTTCCACCGTAGTTTTATGAATGAAGTGCATGAGAGAATTTTAATCCGCTGTTCGGGTATTGAAATATTAATTCGCTAAATTGGCTTATCGGAACAGACGATTAAATGAAGAGTATTCGGCAATACTGGAGAAAAGATAACCCTTTTTCGCTCAGAGAAGCGCTAGAGGACTGTGTTTTGGGGAAAACCGAACGAGGAAAATCGTTTGTATATAAAAAATATTACGGTTATGTCATGGCAGTTGTACTCCGATATATGACGGTAGAAATGGAAGCTGAAGAGGCGACGAACGAAACCTTCGTCAAGGTGTTTCGCAAGATGGATCGTTTTGAAATGCACGAGGACGATGAAGTGTTGGAAAAAACCTTTCGTTCTTGGTTGGCGCGTATTGCCGTAAATACGTCTATCGACATGTTACGCAGTAAGAAGCCCTTGGATTTTTTTGAGGACACAGCGATGGAAGATGTTAAGCAGCATGCGGTAGTTATTGATGATCGACTTGCTGTAGATGACATCTTAAAATTGCTGGATAAACTTCCGGATGTACAACGCTCTATATTCAATTTATTTGAGATCGAAGGATATTCGCATGAAGAAATCGGTGCTATGTTGGGTATTCCAGAGAGCACCTCACGGACTTACTTGACGCGTGCCAAACAACGGTTGCGTAAGTTGTACGTAGAACAATTTACTGTTTCGCAAAACATACCGCTATAATGTTGGGGAAAGATGGAAGATAGCAAGAAAAAGGAACTGATAGAAGTAATTAAGGAGCGCCTAAAAAACGCGGATCCTATCCCTTACAAAGAAGGGGCTTGGGAAGCGTATAGGGCAAAATATGAACCGGTCAAAACAGCTCGGTTGCCGGCTGCATTTTGGTCGGCAGCGGCGGCATTGGCCGTGGCCGCATTTGCTTCATTGTTTTTTCTTAAAGAAAATACATCGGAATCACTTGTTTCCGAAAAAAACAATCCTGTTATTGTACAAACGAATCCGAATACGGCACTTCAATCCCCACAAAGGGATGATGCTACTGTACAAGGACCCGTATCAGCGCTTACAACACAAAATTCGACAAATATTAGCGGATTTGTGGCGCCAAAATCCCCTGCTGATGCGATGCTGCGTCAGCATAGTTTTCTGCAAGTCAGCTTAGCAAAAAGTAACGCATCTGCCATTTATTCGGGAAAAGGGATAAATGTAGGAAAACTGGATGCAGATAGGACTTTCGCGACTGGAACAGCACACATGGATCTGGGCGATGTGCCACTGGAGGAATCTATGTTGGGGCATGAGTTCACCTTGGCTCAACAATCAGGTGCACATATAGCACGACGGCAAGAGTCTGATATGCAGCTTTCTCCGAAGAAATTTAAGGTAAGTCAAAAGTTTGAATTTGGAGCATTCTTAAGCCCATCAACGACCAATCAAAGTTTCGACGTAGGAGGAGGGCTGATGTTGGCCTATCAATTATCAGATAAGGTTGCTGTGCGGACAGGAGCATCATTCAATCAATATGAAGTTGGGATTTTAGGTTCGGATCTAGCGCGGAGCAGCATGCAGCATGATCTCCAACAGAGCGCGCCTGAGGTAGGGCCTAGCGGAGCAGCTCTTGTTTCTAAAGAAGTGCCCTATCGAGCCAACAATTTACTACTGCCTGATCTAAATTCTGTTTCTGGAAAAGTGCAAACCTTGGATATCCCGTTAGAATTTAAGTACAATGTAGGGAAGCAATTCTATGCGACCGGTGGTGTTTCCTATGCAGTGGTACTTTCGCAAGAACGGTTTAACCACATTACGGAATATACGGGGGTGCCCACATATTCCAGCGCTTCGGACTCCGATCAACCTACGAACCAGCCTGCTGCATCTTCCGTGGAGCGCACGTTGCAGTCTAGCGACAATAACGTTAGTACAAATGGATTTGGAGGTTTTATCAATTTCTCTATTGGGAGGAAAACGAAGTTGACGAAATCGGTTAAGTTGTCTATTGAGCCTTACGTGAAAATGCCTGTTGGGCAATTTAAACGTGCAGATATGGATTATACCAATGGCGGTTTACGCGTCATTACAAATTTTTAGTCTTCCATCTGCATCGTTTTACTTAAGCAGATGAAAGACTAAAAATGACAACGACCTGCTATAGCTGGTCTACTCTTATCCAACCCATTCCGGTAGCTATTGCACCCTGCACGCCTGGATCACCGTCCTCGAAGACAAGGCAAGCAGATGGAGCAACCTGTAGATGTGCGGCAGCAAGTAAAAATGGTTGAGGCGAGGGTTTTCCTTCGGCCGTATCTCCGGCACACACTAATGTTTCAAATTTTCCGGTCAGTCCAATGACGTCTAAAGTGATTTCTAGTGTCGATCGCGATCCGCCTGATACCAGTCCGATTTTCTTTTTACCAATATTCGCCAGCAAATGTTCCATGACATAATCGATTGCTACCGTTTGACGAATAAAGCGCTCAATAAAGATTGCTGATTTTCGTTGCGCAAACGCATGCTCGTCGATGGAAACGTTGTAACGTAATCCAATCTCTTTTGCTACTGCCACTGTCGGCCATCCGGCAAGTTCATCCACAATACGGTCGTCGAGCACAATGCCAAATTCTTCAGACGTAGCTACATATGCAGCTTTATGAGCATGCATATTGTCGGCTAGTGTGCCGTCTACGTCGTAAAGCAAGGCTTCAAAAGGCTCGGATTTCTGTTGTAACTGTTCAAATTTTTTTTGAGATAGGGAATTCATGCGGTAAAAATAAAAAATCCCAAGCATTGCTTGGGATCAATTTCTATTTTTGTCTTTTTCGGCGTTGTTTCTCCTTGATGATCAAGTTTAGTTCCCGTCCCGTTTGTCCGCCAACCGAGGTGTTTTCCTGCGCACGTCGAAACAAGTAGGGCATTACAGCTTTTACCGGACCGTAGGGCATATACTTGGCTACGTTAAAGCCTGCAGCAGACAGGTTGAAAGAAAGGTTGTCTGACATCCCTAGTAATTGCGCAAAATAGACATGCTCATTTTTTGGCGAAATACCTCGGTTTAGCATTTCTTCGGCTACGATGCGCGAACTCTCTTCGTTATGGGTGCCCGCCATTAATCCGATTCTATTGATGTTGTCCAAACAAAAGTGTATAGCCGCATTATAATCAGCGTCTGACGCCTCTTTGTTCGGCTGAATAGGAGAGCTATAGCCTTTTTCGTTTGCGCGGGCACGCTCTATTTCCATGTAGGCTCCGCGCACGATCTTAGCGCCTAGGTAAAAATTTTGGGTTTGCGCGTAGGCATAATCCGCTTTTAGCGACGCCAATTTGTCACTTCGGTACAATTGATAGGTGTTGTAGACGATCGCACTATCCTTGTTGTATTTTTCCATCATTTGTCGTGCGAAATCATCTATAGTATCCTGAATCCACGAATGTTCGGCATCAACTAACACTTTGACATTTGCTTCATAACAAGCTTTGCATATGCGGTCTATACGATCATATACTTTATCAAACTCCAACCGCTCGTCGGCAGTTAATGGCTGTTTGGCATCCAGTTTCTCAAAAAGATCAAATCGCCCTAAGCCCGTTGGCTTAAATACACAGAATGATATGTTTGAATTCTGTTTAGCAAAAGCTACGGTGCGTAAAATTTCGGCGCAGGTATCGTCAAAGCTTTTTTCGGACTCTTCGCCTTCGACGGAATAATCCAATATCGTGGTGACGTTACCATTTCCCAATTCTGAAATAGCTTTGCTACATCCTTCGATAGATTCACCTCCACAAAATTGTTTGTATATGGTGTTGCGAATAATACCTTGGATAGGCAAACCAACGCGTAATGCAAATGTAGTGACGGGGGTGCCTACCTTTATTAATGCATTGCTTGCCACCATTTTGAAAAGCCAATACGCTTTATCCAAGTCCTTATCACTCTTATTGCGAAATGCGATTTCCGTGTTGTTGAAATCCAATTTTACCTCGCTGTGGGCAGATATCATACATATAAAAATTAGTGCCCAAAATTAAATATTTATTTTGAATAGCCTTATATTTACAAGCCGCTAAAAGCGGATTTATTTAAAATTATGCAAACGTTTTCATTGAAAGGAGAGTACATCCAGCTCATTCAGCTTTTGAAGGTGATGAATTGGGTAGAACATGGTGCTATGGCGCAATTTGTCGTTGAAGAAGGACTTGTAAAATACAATGGTGAAGTAGATTACAGAAAGAGGTTGAAAGTTCGGAAAGATGATGTGGTAGAGTTTGACGGCCAGCAAGTAAAAATTATTTAATACCTTTATTATATGACAAAACAGATAGCTAGCTTAGGCTATAATGTATATTTTGAGCGAGACCTTGATTCATTAGCCTCTTTTATAGACGAACAGCAGTATTCGCAGATTCTTGTGCTTGTTGATCGTAACACCAACGACCATTGCCTTCCGATTCTGCAGCATGCCATCCCAAACATGAACGATTACGATATTATCGAGGTAGATCCCGGTGAAGAAAATAAAAATATCGATTTTTGTATTGGGGTTTGGAAGACTATGCTCGATTTTGGGGCCGATCGCAAGGCATTGATGATTAACCTTGGTGGCGGTGTAGTGACTGATATGGGAGGCTTCGCAGCTTCTACCTATAAAAGAGGTATTGATTTTATCCAAATCCCGACAACCTTGCTCTCGCAAGTTGACGCATCTGTCGGCGGTAAAACTGGTATAGACTTGGATAACTTGAAAAATATCATCGGAACGTTTACACAGCCTCGAGCGGTATTCATCAGCGCTCAGTTTCTAAAGACCTTAGATGAAAGACAGATGCGATCCGGATTTGCAGAGGTAATCAAGCATGGCCTTATCTTCGACGAAGCATTATTCGAACAAACAAAGGCTACTGATTTAGCAAACGATCCGTTGGATGATATCGTATTTCGATCCGTCAGCATAAAAAATGAAGTGATCACGCAGGATCCAACCGAAATGGGCTTACGGAAGATCCTTAATTTCGGACATACGATTGGCCACGCTGTTGAAGGCTACTCTATGCTGCATGATGAGAACCCATTACTTCACGGCGAAGCTATTGCCATCGGAATGATCTGCGAAGCTTATTTATCAACTAAGTTAAATGGCCTTAGTCAAGATGCGCTGATGGATATCGTTAAAAGTTTCGATGCAATCTTCACGCGATATACTATGCAGTCCGATTGGTATGCCGAACTGATCTCGCTCATGCGAAATGACAAGAAGAACGAAGGAAAACAAATAGGCTTTGCGCTATTGGCATCCATAGGAAAATGTGACTACAATATTTATGTAGACGAAGATGCCATTATAGAAAGTCTTGATTTTTACAAAAATTTAGCCTGATGAAGATAGCTAGCCTGTTTATGCTTTTTTGTTTTTTCAGTGTTTGTACGGTTGTACACGCTCAAAAAAAAGTGTTGATTTTTTCTAAGACTGCGGGATTTCGACATAAGAGCATCCCGAAAGGCGTAGCTACGGTTACCGATTTGTTGAAGCAAGCTGGGATAGGCAGTTTGCACAGTGAGGACCCTGCATACTTCTGTGCAGACAGTTTGGCTAAATTTGACGCCGTTATCTTTCTCAGTACAACAGGGGATATTTTCGATGATCAACAAAAGGAAGCTTTTCAGGCATTTATTCGCGCTGGCAAAGGCTTTGTGGGTATACATGCCGCAACAGACACCGAACATGATTGGCCTTGGTATGGGCAGCTTGTGGGTGCGTATTTTGCTAGTCATCCCGCTGTTCAAGATGCGAAAATAACCGTCCTAGACCGAGAGCATGCGTCCACTAAACATTTGCAACAGGTGTGGTGGCACAAAGACGAATGGTATGACTTTAAAAACCTGCAGCCCGGGCTTCATATTTTAATGAGCCTGGATGAAGAGTCCTACAACGATGGGAAGATGGGTAAGTTTCATCCTATCGCTTGGTTTCAAGAATTTGAAGGGGCGCGCATATTCTATACCGGCCTTGGGCATACAGATGAAGCTTTCGATAGTCTGCAATTTCGGATTCATTTGCTTGGCGGGATACAATATGTGTTACAAGTACACTAAGCGGTAATTTTTCCTGCTGTGTTAAAAGCTAAACCCAAACGGTTTAGCTTTTTTATTTTAAAAAAAAGTGTACAAATATTTGTTTTTCGTAAACGTTTGCGTAGATTAGATGTAACAACACAGTTGCTAACTTTATAAACATTATAAACTAAATACACTCGAAATCGATAATATAAATGTGGCTTTGAACATATTTATGTATATTAATCTAGATTTCGGAAATTAAACAAAATCATTTTTCATGCTAAACAATGGACCAACTAAATAATAAATCTATGATGTAAAACAATTACACAACATCCAGCACGTCGTGCATTAATTCTAATCAATAAACTTTAATTGTAAACCTTTTTTTAAATAACCATGAAAAAAACGACCAATTTTTCTGGAAGGGTATCCTTTTATCCTAAAAATCCGCTAAAACATGCGCTATGGATCTCCGGTGCGTTGCTTTTAATCGGGAATTATGCGTTGGCAGCTAGTCATCCAACTACCATAGCTGCTAACCATAGTAAAAATACCAATGTTTTTCAGCAAAAAACCATTCGCGGTAGCGTGATAGATGCCGGATCTAAGACCCCGCTTGCCGGTGTAACGTTGAAGGTAGTTGGGAAAGCTACTGCTACTTCTACGGATGAAAATGGCGTCTTTGAACTGAATGTAGCGGTAAATGACGTTATTGAAGTAAACTATATCGGTTACCAAACAAATCGGGTGACTGTGTTGGCCAATACGACAAGCCTGAATATAGAATTGACTGCCGATAACAGCAATTTAGAAGAGGTATTGGTAACGGGATATGGCACGCAGCGTAAGAAAGATTTGACCGGTGCCGTGGCGGTGGTTAACGTAGAGCAACTAAAAACACAACCTGCTGCAACAGCCGTAGAAGCCTTGCAAGGACGTGCTACCGGTGTGCAGATCGTGAATGATGGTGCTCCAGGATCTACTCCTCAAATTAAAATTCGCGGTTATAGTACGATCAATAACAATGAGCCATTGTATATTATCGATGGTGTGCCTTTTGAAGGTAAGCTAAGCTGGCTCAACCAGAATGATATTGAGACCATGCAGGTATTGAAAGATGCTTCTGCGGCTTCCATCTATGGTTCTCGGGCGAACAACGGCGTTGTGATCATCACCACGAAAACAGGAAAAGAAGGTAAACCGCAAATTGCCTTTGATTCTTACGTCGGACTACAAACACCGCGCTTCAATACTTTTCCAAAAATGATGACACCACAACAGGTGTACGATCTGAACAACCGCTTGTCGGGCACCAACCTGAGCTTGCCGGATTACTTGCTTGCGGGCGAGCTAGGTAGGGAGGATGTCGCCACGATGACGCCTGCAGATTACGATATGTCGCGATACAACTACTCGCGAAATCCAAGCACTTTCTACCAAATCACGAAAGCAAATAAAGAAGGAACCAATTGGTTTCGTGAACTCTCCCAAAACGCGCCCACACAAAGTTATCAGCTAAGCGCTAACGGAGGTGGAGAAAATGCGACTTATGCCGTATCCGTGGGGCATTTAAAACAGAAGGGAGCGATCATCCATAGCGGATTCGAACGCTTCAACGTACGCTCCAACACCGTGTTTAAGGCATTTAATGGTAAGTTGCGTATTGGTGAAAACATGCAATATAGCTTTACCCGCGGCTTTGGTGTAGGGGTTAATCCTAATACGGCCGGGGGATACATGGAAGAAGGAAGTATCCTTGGTTTCGCTTTCCGGATTCAGAACATTATTCCGGTTTATGATGAAGGTGGAAATTTTGCTGGATCGAAGGGCGGATGGGGTAATGGACAAAACCCTGTTGCTATGGCCTATCGTGGAAAAGATGATGTCAATAAAACGAATATGTTTTTCGGAAATGCCTACACCGAATATGATATTTTGGATGGACTGACCTTCCGTAGCAGTTTTGGTATGAAGTATGAAAACTATACCGGTATTGATCTTACTTATCCTAACCCAGAGTTTTCCGAAGGCTCATTCAATAACGGGATGCGCGAGTATGCTGGATTCAACACGGAGTGGACGTGGACAAATACCCTAAACTATCGCAAGATCATCGATAAGCACAACATCAATATCTTGGCCGGTACGGAAGCTATCGACAACCGTACACGTGATCTGTCTGCTAACAGAAATGGTTTCTTCTTACTGAGCAGTTTAGATTACTTCTATCTTGATGCAGGAACGACCAATTTTGGAAATACGGGATCGGGAACGTTAGGAGCACTTTTCTCTATTTTTGGAAAGGTAGACTATAGCTTTGACGATCGATATATCTTAAGTGCTACGGTGCGTCGAGATGGATCGTCTAACTTCGGACAGGCTAACCAATATGGTGTGTTTCCGGGCGTAAGTGGTGCATGGAGGCTATCGAGTGAAGAGTTTTTGAAACCCGTCACTTGGATAACCGATCTTAAACTCCGCGCAGGTTACGGTATTACGGGTAACCAACGTATCCCGCCCTTACAGTTTATGAATCGCTACACGTCCATTATAAATGAATCTTCTTATCCGATCAATGGTACCGTAGCTACTGGTATCTGGCAGAGTGATTATGCAAATCCAGATGTTAAATGGGAACAAGTGAATGCCTTAAACCTTGGTATCGACTTCACCCTATTTAATGGAGATTTCGATGGAGCATTTGACTATTACGACAAGCGCACGAAAGATATGTTGTTTCGTGTTCCTTTGCCAGCCGCGGCAGTTGGACGAGCAAGAGCTCCTTACGTAAATGTCGGTAACATGAGTAATAAAGGGGTGGAATTGGCGCTAGGCTACCACTACGGCTATCGCCAAGAAAGTGATTTCAAGCTTGATCTTGCCGGTACCATTTCACGCAACGTCAATCGCGTGGAATCCTTAGCTCCGTCAATTTCCTCACAGATCTATGGTAATTTCCGTAGTATGGAAACAACCATTCTTCGTGCAGGTGAACAATTCGGTGCTTTTTACGGCTATCAAGTGGCTGGAATCTACCAAAGTGACAATGATGTCTCTACCTCGCCATCTTACGCTGGTGCACGCCCTGGAGGACTCAAGTTTGCTGACGTAAACGGAGATGGTGTTATCAATGATGCCGATCGGACCATCATCGGATCACCGCACCCTGATTTCATCTATTCTTTGGCGATTAACACGGCGTACAAGAACTTTGATTTCTCTATGTTTTTCTACGGATCTCAAGGCAATGATGTGTATGATGCAACACGTTACTATACCGACTTTAGCGTATTTTCCGGACAGAAAAGTGCGCGATTGATCGATTCTTGGAGCCCAGAGAACCCAGGCAGTTCAGTGCCTTCGCCGACCTTGAATGCTTCAACCTTTGAGTATGCATCCTCTTCGTATTATGTGCAAGATGCTAGTTTCTTAAAGCTTAGAACGATGCAGTTGGGTTACAACCTACCTGTAAAGAACCTTTTTGGTCAAGACACTTCGGTGAGTAGATTGCGGGTGTACTTGGGCGTGAACAACGTGTTCACCATTACCAAATATGATGGATTGGATCCAGAAGTTACAGCGACACCTAGTGACTATCCAGCACTCGGTGTGGATTTCGGAAGTTATCCGCAAGCTC
This genomic window contains:
- a CDS encoding SusC/RagA family TonB-linked outer membrane protein; amino-acid sequence: MKKTTNFSGRVSFYPKNPLKHALWISGALLLIGNYALAASHPTTIAANHSKNTNVFQQKTIRGSVIDAGSKTPLAGVTLKVVGKATATSTDENGVFELNVAVNDVIEVNYIGYQTNRVTVLANTTSLNIELTADNSNLEEVLVTGYGTQRKKDLTGAVAVVNVEQLKTQPAATAVEALQGRATGVQIVNDGAPGSTPQIKIRGYSTINNNEPLYIIDGVPFEGKLSWLNQNDIETMQVLKDASAASIYGSRANNGVVIITTKTGKEGKPQIAFDSYVGLQTPRFNTFPKMMTPQQVYDLNNRLSGTNLSLPDYLLAGELGREDVATMTPADYDMSRYNYSRNPSTFYQITKANKEGTNWFRELSQNAPTQSYQLSANGGGENATYAVSVGHLKQKGAIIHSGFERFNVRSNTVFKAFNGKLRIGENMQYSFTRGFGVGVNPNTAGGYMEEGSILGFAFRIQNIIPVYDEGGNFAGSKGGWGNGQNPVAMAYRGKDDVNKTNMFFGNAYTEYDILDGLTFRSSFGMKYENYTGIDLTYPNPEFSEGSFNNGMREYAGFNTEWTWTNTLNYRKIIDKHNINILAGTEAIDNRTRDLSANRNGFFLLSSLDYFYLDAGTTNFGNTGSGTLGALFSIFGKVDYSFDDRYILSATVRRDGSSNFGQANQYGVFPGVSGAWRLSSEEFLKPVTWITDLKLRAGYGITGNQRIPPLQFMNRYTSIINESSYPINGTVATGIWQSDYANPDVKWEQVNALNLGIDFTLFNGDFDGAFDYYDKRTKDMLFRVPLPAAAVGRARAPYVNVGNMSNKGVELALGYHYGYRQESDFKLDLAGTISRNVNRVESLAPSISSQIYGNFRSMETTILRAGEQFGAFYGYQVAGIYQSDNDVSTSPSYAGARPGGLKFADVNGDGVINDADRTIIGSPHPDFIYSLAINTAYKNFDFSMFFYGSQGNDVYDATRYYTDFSVFSGQKSARLIDSWSPENPGSSVPSPTLNASTFEYASSSYYVQDASFLKLRTMQLGYNLPVKNLFGQDTSVSRLRVYLGVNNVFTITKYDGLDPEVTATPSDYPALGVDFGSYPQARQYTFGVSLGF